In the genome of Puniceicoccales bacterium, the window AAACGATTTATGTAATTCAATATTCACTCCATTCGCTATCTCCACCACAAATATGCTGTCTCTAACCTCTTGTATTTTGGCGAATATGCCAGATGTTGTCAATATGCGATCGTTCTTTTTTAGAGTTTTTAACATTTCCTCGTGACGCTTTTGTTTTTTCCTTTGAGGAGCAATCAGCATGAACCATAGGCCTATAAAAAATAAGGCGTAGGCTATTAATGGAATGGCAACTCCAGGAGATTGTTGGCTAACAACTTGATCAAGTATAACATTCATGATGTACTTCAGTTGCTACTGATCAATAAAATTTGTTCGATTACTGCAAGATTCTTTTCCAAGATTCTTTCATTATAGGCTTAATTTTTGTCGTGGATTTAGCCAAACCTGGATCATATCTGATAAAGTATTAAATACTACAATCAGTATGGCATAGAAATTTACGATCCCTAAAATCATGGTGTCATCTCGGTTGTAGATTGCATTGACAAACAGTCTGCCCAGGCCAGGTATGTTGAACACTACTTCAATGGCTATGGCTCCACTCATCAAGCTGGCAAATGCTGGACCTAGAAATGCAATCACCGGCTGAAGGCCATTGCGTAGCACATGGACGAAAAAAATTTTTCGATGAGAAAGGCCTTTGGCTTTGGCTGTGGTTACATACTGTTTATTTAGCGCAACAATGAGGCCATCTCTGGATAATCTGCTTATATAGGCAGTATAAAATATACCAAGGGTTATTGATGGCAGAAACTTATTGCTGAAGTCAGACCAACCTGAACCTGAAAAAAGATTTAGTTTTATAGCAAAAATATAGGCCAAAATTGGCCCCAAAACAAAGCTAGGAAGGCATATGCCGACGCTCGAAAGTGAAGAAAAAAATACATCGATCTTAGTATTGCTATACATGGCTGAAATGGAGCCGAATAAAATTCCGAAGATGATTGCTATGATCATCCCATAACAGGCCAACTCAAAACTTATGGGTACCTTGCTCATTACCAACTCAGTCACGTCCCAGTCGGTATATTTATAGGATGGCCCCAGGTCTCCATGTAATAAATTTTTTAGATATTGTAAATATTGTGTTAGTAATGGCTTGTCGAATCCATAGTACTCATCTAAAGATTTTCTTACAGATTCAGAAAGTTCACGCTCTTCGTCAAAGGGGCCACCGGGTACTGTCCTAACCATAAAAAAAGTTATGGTGATTACTATAAAAATTACTGGGATGGAAAAAAATGTTCGTCGCAGAAGGAATTTTAGCATGGGCGTCAGTGTTATATGAAAATTTTATTATAGTAGCGACTTCTCAAATTGGAAATTAATTTATCATAAATTTCTTCGTTGAGTTTTTTGGATATCCTTTTTTCTATATCATTGGATGCTTCTTGGAGAGTCAATTGATAGGCTTCAGATAGGCGTTTATTGACCCTAACCATGAGGTAGTACTCCTTAATTTTTATAGGTTTCGTCACCATTCCTTCGGAGATGGTGTTAGCTTCTTTGCGCAATTCCTCCACTATGTCTTTCAAAAGAACCTTTCCCAATGGAGTTATCTTTACATCGCATTTATCGGAATATTTTTTTATTATCACATCTTGATTTTCTTTTTTCGAAAATCCATTGAAAATATCATTGATCATATCATCGATGTCCTGGCAATTTTTTTTTGGTAGAATAGCGATTTGAGATATGTCCAGTTCGGAATCTTTCCAAAAATCTTTATAATTTGCATCGTAAAACTCTTTAATTTGCAATGGGCTTATTTCAAAATGATAAACGATTCTCTGGTGTAACATGAAACTGGATATTTCATTTTTTTGAAGGTCATCTTTAAAGGTTCTGATGGATCGACCGGTGGTGTGACGATAGTTTGAAAAACCTATTCTATCATTATTAAAATTTTTTTTGAGAATTTGGTCGAATTTTTTATCCTTAAAATTTTCCGGTGCTTTTCCTTTCATTTTTTCGAATTCCTTGGATAGTAGCTCCACATCTATTGTATGCTGAAGTATATTGTGGCCAATTTTATCTATCATAGGGCTGTCGTAGTTGTATTTTCCATTGGTTTCTTCGGCCAATTGAATACCTATCTGCCGCGATGTGATCGCCTTAGAATTGACTGCGCCCACCATCTGATTGGTATACACGGTGGTGGATTTATATGGTGATATTAATTTAGATTGTAGTGTTATGGCCGATGTAAAGACCGTACAAAATCCAAACATCACCCCTGACATGTAAAAACCTGATTTCATGATATCTGGATAGGTTTTATTATAATATAACAAAAAAGAAAGACAAAACTGATTGTAACGCTATGGTGACCTAAAACTTATTGTTACTAATTATGTTGGGTAAAATTTTTAACAAATTTTTTTGCTATGTTTCCGAAGCTACCATTGGAGAGAAAGGCTAGGGTGGTGGCTTCTTTGAATTTCATCTTTTCCAGGGCATACAAGATTTCTTCGCTGCTGGATGCTTTGGCATCTATGCCGATTTTTACAAGATTTTCTGCGAGTTTCGGTGTGTCCAATGTGGTTTCTCTGGTTTTGAATGCATTGGCGATGAATACAGCATCGGCTCCGGCGAAGGCATCGACAAATTCATTTTGGAATGCATTGGTGCAGGCTGTGTTACTTCTCGGCTCAAAGCAAGCTATCAGTCGACGGCCAGGATATTTCTGCCGTAGACATTCCAGGGTTGCTTTTATGGCAGTGGGGTGATGGGCAAAATCATCGATTACCATTAGATTTGCATTGGATAGCAGTACTTCTTGGCGTTTTTTTATACCTTTAAAGCGCTGCAAACAACTTACATCAACGTCGAGGGGATTGCCCG includes:
- the yajC gene encoding preprotein translocase subunit YajC gives rise to the protein MNVILDQVVSQQSPGVAIPLIAYALFFIGLWFMLIAPQRKKQKRHEEMLKTLKKNDRILTTSGIFAKIQEVRDSIFVVEIANGVNIELHKSFVHTKMD
- a CDS encoding ABC transporter permease, which gives rise to MLKFLLRRTFFSIPVIFIVITITFFMVRTVPGGPFDEERELSESVRKSLDEYYGFDKPLLTQYLQYLKNLLHGDLGPSYKYTDWDVTELVMSKVPISFELACYGMIIAIIFGILFGSISAMYSNTKIDVFFSSLSSVGICLPSFVLGPILAYIFAIKLNLFSGSGWSDFSNKFLPSITLGIFYTAYISRLSRDGLIVALNKQYVTTAKAKGLSHRKIFFVHVLRNGLQPVIAFLGPAFASLMSGAIAIEVVFNIPGLGRLFVNAIYNRDDTMILGIVNFYAILIVVFNTLSDMIQVWLNPRQKLSL